The genomic interval CATCCTCTGTGAATGCGGCCAGCAACAGCCAGACTGCAGGTACGTGAGCAGCACGTTCACTAAAACGGCAAACGAACTCATTCACATTGGCAGGTCGGCTAATTATGATCAAGCTGTaggtcttttttgttttgtattttaagtagCGCTGTGAAATGATTTGTTGACGCATGTGAATTGtgtatattcatgtaattaaaatgttatatagttttaaaaattgtatgtatgtgtatacatatgcatgtttatatatgaacATGTATATGAACTGAAATGTTTCATCTTGCCATGGATATAGCTACTGTTGCTCACGTATAaatcataatgcatttataaatacacatgcgGTATATCTTTAGAAAaacattacatgcatttatgtgaatatatatatataaacagcgTATTTCTCTTAAATTTATACATGcgtttattacattataaatataaacagtacaatTACATGTAAAGTTCTGTTCAGAGTTCTGTTTCATTTCAGtctatatatattgttaaatattgtttgtatttttttcatgaatgtgCAGATCTGATCATTTtatgttgacgttttttttttcaaactagCTACAATGaattatacacttttttttttggatgtagtaattttttcaattattgaaTTGAAGATACACGgaagtacattttcaaaattcattaatttagtctAATCCAGGGCTGTCTAAACTTGGTCCTGAAGACCAACCCTAATTAAAATTGTCTGTGGGCTATACTTTATCAGTTGTATTAATTAGCACATGAAGattatgcattctttttttttttttttggtcttataAATCTACTGTCTTGTTTTAGATGAGAATGGGGAGGAATCAGAGGAGCCGCCTGTTCCTGTGGTAAAAGAGATTAAGGAGAAAGACGCCTTCTACTCCAAAAAGTACACATCACGTACGTCACTCAATTTTTATACACATCACCTATCTCATGTCTTACATTTCTAAATGATCTTTCCGCAAGGTGTAAGTTGTTTTATAAGAAAGACGGAGAGTTTAAGGAGAAGGGGGTCGGAACACTGCATCTGAAGATGGTGGCTGAGAGCAAACTTCAGCTTTTAGTGCGAGCCGACACCAACCTGGGTAAGTGTCTGCATCTGTTTGTGATCACTGAATTGAGTCCAGATACAGATCAATCTTCAGTAATTGCACAGCAAATCAAATGACTTTTGACTCCggttttaaatgtagctaatgTTGCACGATCTTCAACATCAGGGCCTGTATTCACGACACATCTTAAAGCTAAAAGTAGCTCATGACTCGCTGATTTAGGAGAAAATCGTGAAAATGATGGGCGAAACGTTAGTAGTAGAGAAGAGGAGTCACGGGTATCTAAAATGGCTATTGCTGACAATCTGCCTCAGAACGTGAAGATTTGAGATGCGATGATgtaattggctttttttttatatatatatagggaacATCTTGTTGAACATCATGGTGCCCTCTACCATGCCCTGCTCACGAACTGGCAAAAACAACGTGATGGTGGTGTGCGTGCCAAACCCTCCGGTGGACGACAAGAACCCCGGCACTCCTGTCCCGGTGCTCATACGCGTGAAAACGGCAGAGGACGCAGATGAGCTGCATCAAAtcctgcaagaaaaaaaagcctaaaGCGGCATCCACCCCCCCACTCATATGTGTTTGACTGAACGTGGCTCGTACGACTCCAGTAACACAACACGACACACACATCTGATCTAGAACTGTTTGTCTACGTCCTGTAAATCGTCTAGAAGAGTGACGGAAACCAATCGGTTCGCCTACTGTGAAATCACTCGCGGTCCTACTGTAAACGCTGCTCATCGTATCAGAGATGCTTGAGAAGTCGAGCGATAACGAGGAAGGCCACATTTCGTTATAGCAAAGACACGAGTCTGGATTCATCAACATTCctttgagttttattttagctgctATACAAGGAATTCTTCAAGGTTTAGATGGAGCAGACTGttttacaaaaatcattttgtcgatttaattttaaattctttgACTTGAGTATGGAGATGTGTACGGTTTTCCGTGCTTGCAGGAGAGGTTGTTTAGAGGTCAGTATTACATCGAAGatcttgaaatataatttttttttttttttttccccaaaatccGAAAATTTCCTCTGCTCTAATTAAAAGTACTGTTCGAGAAATAAGTGATCAGATAGacttggttatttttttttatatacacacacagctcatttttttctctcagtaCTTTCTGTGATggtatttattttggattatggCATGTGTGGATGTTGTGTTCTGTACATTGAATGATACGATGTATGTTAACCACAGACCCGCTGAGGTGTAAAAACGAATGCTTTATGGCAATCTGTTCTGAAAGTTATCTctggaagttttttttattattattctttccCCTGTAAGTGGCCTTTTTACTGCCTTACATGATGAGGTATGTGTTTTAAGTGTTGAGCAGCACTAGATCTACCTTGCATTCATTTACTGgtgaataaatcaaaagaacCTGATGCGATTGGTTTCATTTGCAGCACACGCATGATGTAaatcactttttgttttgtacaaatgGTTATCCTACTTATTgaattttaaagattaaaaatagtGTTATAATTGACAGTCTGTTGTATTtcgtacctttttttttttttgtttgttttagtaacAGCATTGTAGTTCGAAGTATGGATCTACAAACCAACGTTTAGTCACAAATGTGACTACTAGtgctaatatatattataatatatttctcATGAAATGggtatatataagaaatatattttgcattacatcgagagtttttgtttttggatgaactagCCATCTTTATCCCTGTTACATTATGCCATTTTGACTCAAATGTGAGTAATAAGGTTTAATGAGTAGGACAATTAATATAAGTACTTGTTTATTTGGTCTAATGGACCAttggttttatgtatttaacgggtgaacaatataatatatatatattctaaaggTTAAGCATCCCTTCCACTGAGGGAACTGTATTCATCAAAACAGTTaatgattttcataaaaaagATTCTATTGAAGTGCTGCCCCCTTGTGTTTTTTGCTGTTAGAACTGGAAACACGTTCCATATTAGAagcttgaataaaaaaaatctagatcAAATGCAGGAAAATGAACTTTTAACGGTGGAAGATACTGATGGGAAAAATGACACTGGAACCAACCGCTTCACAAAATGACTCACTATTTTGAAGCACATTCTCAACAAAACAGTAAATGCTAAGAAAAGTGAGACCAAACATGCATAATTACGTTTCTCATATGTTTTCATgaatactattaaatataaaagttttgtaagttttctgttcttttaatgTGGATTGCTTATATTATTTGGTAGGTTTGGTTTGGCAAACTAAGCAATTACGTATCATTTTTTatagatattcaaatgaattaaaataatttaaaaagaactaGCCCACCAATTCAGTGTAATTCAgtcattttaggttttttttggcatgttaataaattatttttacccaaaattgtgtataaatgtacttaGGTATAAATTATACTGAATTTACAGAgttattgaattaaatgaaaaaccaaCACTACAGTGACTtgaactaaataataataattataatttttttccaatCACCCAATAATTTGTGTGATATCCCACTTTTTTAGTAATAAggaaataaacaattttttttttttttataatgtgtatTTTCATAAAGATGTACAGAAAAGGTGTATATATTACAACATAAATACGACACCATGCACATTTACTGCTAAATTACCACTTGATACAAAAGCCCATGTAAAGCGTTTAACAAACTGGGACTTCCTTAAAAACAGCCTTCCACTGAAGCTTTGCACCTAAAGCAAAGAGTTAAATCAAACCGAAGACTTAAAATAGTTCGAGCATCTTCAAATGCTGCTGGCAGATCTGcctatcaaatatcaaatagaTATTAAAGCTGTCGGATCAGTTATTACATTCAGCTGACACACacgtacaaaacaaaataatactgACACTTTGGGTTGGCGATACGTGTTCAACTCCAAAAGCCCTTTAGTGCAAGTTCTCAAAACTGAAACTCAAAGACGACAGTCACCAAACTTGAAAAAAACGCAGCgtagaaccaaaaaaaaaaaaaacgtctgctGGGTGGGATCATGTGATCTAGTGTCACGTTCAAGTGTCTTTGTGGACGGAAACGGTTCCCAGAACTGTGCTCTCAGGTGGTGTCGTCATCCATCTACCGGAAACGGCCTATGAAACATGCGTCAGAGTCTTCTCAGGAGATACGTCGCGTTCACGAGTATGTGGAAATCAGAAATGCTCTCGAACGTATCAAGTAACAGAGAGTCGTGTGAGTACGGGAGAACATTTGGACGTCTGCGATTCACTCAGCGATGAGCTATTAAAAGGATGACATTTGATACAGATTAGCTGGTTAGCGAAATATTAAGGCCTAGAGCTGCGAGGAAATGTCCTTTGGAAAATATACTACACacaaaatcagtaatattgtgaaacctACGAGTGTCTCTTGAAGGAGGGTCAAAGGGAGACGGCTGTGGTCGGTACGGTTCACTGAGTATCTAAGCAGCAGTGTATTTACAAGAACAACATTCGTTTATCAGGTTTCATCTCCCAATAAACATTTCCCTTTATCGTCACAGTCTAGTGCCACTTTAGTGTCAGGTCTCCAGCCATTCTCTCCGAAGAACATGTGGAAGAGGCACTTCTTGATGGAGCTTGTTTCCCTTTTCCTCTTCTTGTTCACCGTTGCgtattgtttttggttttctgtCCGTACGCCACGCGGCGGTTCCTTAGGGGCCTGATGTGAGGAGGCACTTGGTAAAATGGATTTTGGAGATCAGTAAATGTTACGTCATCAAAATGGGCTTTTGTCTCACCTCCAGAATatctaaaaaagaaacaaaaggagCCACTTAGCCACTTAAAGGCTTAACAAGAAGCGTGTTTGTATGGAGGGCAGGTGTGCCGTACCTGTGGTGATGCGATGCAAAGGAAGAGTCACGTAGGTGAGGTGGGAATATAACAGAAAATACTCCTCTTTTCTGTTCAGCTTGAGCCAAGAACCGACCAGGGAGCGGCCTGTTCCTGACAGAGAACGGGAGCGCAAATTTGTGGCGTTGCACAAGTCTGCGAAAAGAGGAAAGCGCctttcatttcaattcaaaacTGAAACCGCTGTCACCGCTGGAGGAAGGAATGCTTCCCCTCCCACAAACCGTAtgcatatttgttttgatttctgccTATTTAAAATGGGTTGTCAGTAAACTAGACACTTCTAGATTACTGTcagaatacacaaaaaatatagaaagtAGACAAGTAATCAATAATATAAGATAGCAGTTGAAGCAAGTACTGTGTAATCTTTTGGACTACATTTTAtattgatagtccactttagacattctaccaactatatgtaacttttttgtcaacaaattgttattaatttgcaactacttATTTATTAGCAGACTGTTAGGGTATAATACGTTTACATATACAAGTTCCTCACAGTCATGTTgtatcaaaatacattttaagatattaagcagacagtctactaatactattattaaatcGAGCACAAATTTACCAAAAACATAGGAAACTTGCAGCATTGCATGGAACCGTTTGAAAAGATACATGCAAATGATTATACTGAGCGTCCAATTTTACTGAAAACCAGggcacaaattaatattttatgtgcatAATTCAGTGACTTGCGTACCTTCATCATCCTCTTCTCTGAAAAACTCCTCGCTGTCATTTGCTGAGTGTGACTTCTTCATCTCAGCGATTCGGTTTCTGGGCACTTTCCGGCGGAGTGACGGTGAGAAGAACGAGGGTCTGTTTTTTTCCGGGGTCGGAGGAGTGCTGAACGATGTTACCTATGAGGAAAACAATTACGTAACTAACTATGAAGTgattcatttgcttttttttttgaacgcAGACAACAAATTTAAATGGTTCGGTATTGCATTACTCCAAAACATCTAACAAACCAGGAACAGAAAATGGGTTTAACTGACCCTCTCGTGAAGAGGCGAGTCTTGGTCCTCTTCGGTGCCGCAGGGTGAGGTGTCTCCAGTGGGCACTCGACTCACAGCCATCTCAGCATGACCTTTGCCCTGAGGACCCTTCATCCGCACAAACTCCATGTTGTTGTACTTATAGAAGCCGAACGACATCCGCTGGGCCATCTTAGCTGCCACACTGACCTATTAAAACGTACCGTGAATTACACACCAGAAGCGAATGTAACAAAAGATTCAGGCAAATGTAAAAGGAAACGCACCCGGTTATCATAGACCTTCTTTAGGGCCTCGTAGCGGATGGAGCCCTGGAAGATGACGCCCTGGAATGTGTTACTTTTGTCACTTGCCACCAGCTCCACACATACCATCTCTCCTTCTCCAACAGTCATATCGCTGAACACCTACCCAACAAATAGCAAACAAAGACAATGACGATAATTAAACCACTGGTTATACAGAATAACTAATTATAAGGGCCGTTAGTTAATATGTTTCTGCTGTACAGCTCGCCAGTGGTGCAGTTCCAACTGTTTtgttcaacaaatgtaattttaaatgagtATAATCAAAGGTCTTTTCAAGGAAAGCCTGAAATATTTGCAGCTTAAATTAGGCCAATATAAACGGATGGGAGGATCCCTAAATCTCATATGCCGCCCtataaactcacaattaaaatacatatttcaaataagcAACAAAATCTGAAACGAACTCTCCCATGAATGTTGTTTCTTATGTTCATACTTTGTCTTAAAACTGCACGCAGTGCAATGTTTATGAGCGGAAACATTATCATAACATTACACAGTATGACACAGTATGATTTTAATCTTATCGGCATGAAGTGGCTGCTACGTACAAACAAACTATAATCTAGAACTATCATGAATGGAGTTTAACgattaaagttaaattattaacttaaatagagataattgaaataaaatgaacattaatggaactaaaatacatacaaatttttttaagaatttttatttcaactagTTAGTTGCTAAGCAACGTTTCTGCTTTTCACACAGTTTAAACTGAAGTACTAAACCAACTAAAACAtagttaaaacattatttaaaatattaaaactagaATAGCATACAGTATCAATGGCACTAAAATaacatgattaaaataagaTGATTAAAGAATCATCAgaattaaaaatcatgttaagCTGAAGTGTTTGCAATTTGCTTCAGCGAATTTGGGCATCCCAATTCACGTACTTATGCACTATTCTCCGCcattttatagtatatagtaaaaaacaccttaaacagatggatgatggatggatggatggatggatgggtgcatgtaactgaaaaaaattgtgGAACTGGACTATTTGTAACTTTTGGCCTTCTCAAAACCAACATACAGTGTGAATTAGGCAGCAACAACACCAGGAAAACCACGTAAACCCGTTAAACCCGTTCATACATACCTCAGAACATTTCCTTATGTTTCATGACACACTTATCTCTCTTTCGATTAACCTTGAAATTACCAGCAGTTTCGATCTAGCACTATAATGCGCTTACCTCCTCAAAGTTGTCGATCATAAAGAAGATGTTGGGGTAGCTCATTTTTGACTCCTCCCCTTTGCTGTCCATTGGGTGTTTACTTGGAGAGGCAAACACttgctgtaaaataaagagaGACACTGTTTCAGTGGCAATTTAGCTATGTGCTAACACACTTACAAATCAACCGCAATCTGAACATTTAGCCTGGAATGACATTTTTTCTCTGATGACTTGGGCAGAATATTCTTAAACACACATATTGAGAATATTGAGTAGAGGgcagggttttatttttttgctcctTCTTCCTGTTTCAACTGGTGTGCacttatctttatagttatcgttcttGGTGTAAATGGTTCTATTTTTAAACAACTGATTTCTGATTTCTTAAATTAAGCAACTTCCGGTGTCAATCTTCAGCTAATGCTAATAACGGCAAGTCTCTTAACCCTGTTACTATGATTTTGTGCAGTAAACACAAGTATACCTGACAAGTATATACTACTGCTTTTGTAATCATCACCTTCTATTACCATAAACTGGGTTTAGACTAAAGACAGCTAACTAAACTATAAAACTTCCTACTGTGTTACCTTGCGTTCGAAGTGCGTAGTTATGTCCCAACAAACAAAGTGCATAAATGTTGTCTCACCTGGGATTTCTTTTTGTGGATGTGGATGTCTCCTGCATCTGAGCGTGTGCAAACTGCACATGTGACCACATAGTCCAGCTGTGGGACAAAAAGACTGTAAGCAAAACTACACCAAAAAGACATGGTCTTTGGACTTAATTGCATTTACACTGACAGCGTAGCATCTAATCATTGAGTTTTGCTTACTTTCTGCAGGATGAGATTGAGATAGACGCTCTCCTCCCAGTCAATGTCAGGGTCACCAAGTCCAGGCAGCTTTTTAGAGTCTCTTCTGTAAACCTCGACTTCCACCTGAAACCAACAGCTCAAGTTTTCATAACATGACATTATCAACATAGGCAAAGATTAACCATCTTAGAAAGTTTGTTTAGCTTTAGCAAGTACTTTAAAATGCCAAATAGAttgctttaatttaaacattacatttaacattcaaCTGATTTGTTCCGATTCATTCATTCTGATTCATTGACTCATTTGattaattctaaaatatgtattaagGGCCTAATGAAaatgctacagtttttatactTTGCAGTGCTCAAAAAAGTTAGAGAATGCATGAAGCTCTTTAACTATTAGGTGGGAAATTTTCAGATCAATTGCCTCAGTTTTCACCTCTAcgcatcatttatttaaaggttttaaaaggtACATCTCACCTTCTTCCCTTCTGTGTTATCTGCACTGACGTAAGAAAGCTTGCGGCGCACGTAGAAAAGCATATCATCCTGGCGTGGTGCCCATTTCTCCATGAAGTATGTGGAGAACATCCATGTCCAGAACACTATGCGGTCATCCTTGAAACAcccttaacaaaaaaaacaacaaaaaaaagaagaatccAGTTTAATACAATTCATTTCAtacaagcattttaatttacagcCAAATCTGCTgccttttatttgttaaaaacaaaaactttttcagAAGCAAAACCTTCTCATTGttaccttgttaatgttaaacGTTGTTATTAAACGTTATTGGTGATTTTCAATGTAAACTACGAGTTTTACGTGCCTATTTACTAGTTTAATACACATTCTCGGTTGGTCTTaactgtgaaaaatgtattaatgcagATTCAAAATTTTCATGATAATAATTTTAAGTCACTTTCTTTTTCCactgtaaagaaaatatattaaatatgcatttagcTGTTGTTATAGCAAACATCTAATCAATTCCCAAAGAATAACATAGATACACAAATTTTATGCATCAAAATTGTCAAAAGACATTTAATTCAGTCTATCTATCATCATTAGCTACAGTTGTATGTGTGATTAGTGACACCTTTATTGGTGCAAATTGTGTTCTAGGCGTCCATCCATCAAAACACTTCCAGATCTGGACCCTGTCAGCTAAAAAGGGGTTACCGTTGTGCTTCAGTGACTTCAAACAAGACATTTACTTCCATGGTTAtcagtttacaaaaaaagagagaaataaataatcacagGACTTGGACTTCCACATCCCCATTTAGAAAGAGGAAGATACTGCTGGATATCAGTTCAGTTCTGCCTGAGGGTCCACTATTCAACTACTTTAAAGGGATtgaacacacaaaaatgaaaaccatgaTTTACTTACCCTAAGCTTGTTCCtctatatgaatttctttcttctgccgaacacaaaagaTAATACTTTGAAGAACGTACATAACCAAAGTGTTGTTTGTTCCCGTTTGCCATTTTGAAACTGAAGTTAAGTCGAAatttcagcagaagaaagaaattcatgcaCATTCAAAACAACTCAAGTGTGAGTGAATCATAAAGTTTTCGGTTTTTGATGAACTCTCCCTTTTAAGCCTGTTGAGTGGTGGTTTCTCAAACAGAACTGGACAAAAATGCATCAGTATATAGATCCAACTGCTTATGTAAATCCTTCAAGAATCTTTCATGAAAAAACTGACCAAGACAAGTCTGAAGTTAAGATATCGCGGCGAAGTCCAGTATCTCTGACCTTTAAACGGACACTACGGATCAACagctaacaaaaaaacattgtaaccAACTTCATTTTTCTCTTCAGTTCTTTTAGAGTTACTGAAACTTTTCAGTTCTACTAATAACAACTCTCAACTTCTACAGAAGTTAATCAGAGTAAACTGATTTAAATTGTAGATTCTTAAGCAATttaaggatatatatatatatatatatatatataatttatttatttagtttaaaaactgcttttaatgTTCTGTGGCtgcaaaattattaattgtaattaattgcattcagtatataaaagtttgtgtgtgtgtactgtgtatatttattttgtatatgtatatttacatgtttatatttatttttatatcatttatattatatagaaatattgaatatataaatataacgtattttctaaaatatacacatgttttagttttatataaataataataacaacacagtacacatacatataatatgtaACCTGTAATACATATTGCATTATTAACTAACgttaaattgaattaactttattaaaaagtgtttcaaAAAAGACATGTGAAAGACATGCAAAAACAGCAAGAGATACTGTGGCTGTTGTAACCGGAGGAAGATGTACAAAAGCAGAAGTGAGGAGCTGCACAAAACGCCAAACATTAACAGTGTGTCGCACagagaattaaatatttaaaagggaCAAATCATCAAAGAAAGAcgacagaaagagagatagtGAAGCACAAGGACCACATCATATGaaatgttcagaaaaaaaaatgttttttgcagtCTTGGCTCATTTGAGTGAGCATCTGAAATATCTACAGTATATGGTTTAGAATGAATAAGAGTGAGTCGCTGAAACGTGTTTGTCGCGAGCGTAGATGATGAATTTGTATTTGGCTAAAGTTACTCAGTAATCACAAGAACTCTGACCCTGACAACAAGACACAGGAGAAACATGAGAGCAACTATGGGATCTCTCCTTAGTAAATTTACAGGATTTCAGTACTGAAAAGCTGGTCTTATTGGAGTACACTTTTACAATATGAACCAACCAGGATCAGTAGAATTTCAGCTGACCCTTAAATAGCCCTGTATATACTAGAAACAACCTAACAtgaccaaaaaaacatcaaaaactcTTGCCAATAAGATAGAAAACATCCAAGCCAAAGGGAATTGTCAATTAAATCAATGAGCCAAAATGTAGCTGAGCAAggaattttatatacatttggtGCTACACATTACAGCACAATGCCATTTTCAACAGGTGTTAGCTAAGAAAGAGTTGattatgatttaaatcaagcataaCATGAAGTATCTTAATCATTTTGACATCTGTTTACACTGACTGACATACATGAAGTCATGACGaaaagatggacagatagatataaAGATAAGCTGAGAAGAGAAGACAGGACTATGACATCACAGACGAAAGAGAGCGGCGGCACACCTCGTGAATTATGATGTCATAAAGGAGCATCAGCTGAAACAATAGCAGATGACCGCGGCCTGTTTTCGCCTTTGATCGACATGATAGAACCAAGTTCTGCGGGCGTGAATTAGGACAGGGGCTGTGACAGGCTCGAGGAGTGAGTGTTGACGGCTGAATGTACTGACCCAGTCCGCTGATGTCCTGCCTGATGCTCAGGCGGTTCCGCTCGTCCGCGATGGCCTTCAGCATGTGCTGCAGGGACTGGTCCGGTTCGGCGGGATCATCGTTCTGACCCGAAAGAGCTGCCATAATGCGCGCGGATGTCATGACACGATGTCACCGCTCATCTCACAGACCTCCGTACATGACACAAGCCGAGCACAACAACACAAGCTCTCTGCACTTCCGTCAGCGGCAACGCGTCGCGTCGGGAACACCCCATGCTTGGCCTGTGATGTCACGCCGTAGGCGTCAGTTAAAGGGGCATGCCACTTCTAAAATTGCCTCTCACCTAATAGGCGTTTTATATGAACAGTAAATGAtttcttaattatatatacGATAATTGATCATGTAACGTTGAATACATAtactaaatgtgtttatatttatagataataaacatacatacacaaaacctacaca from Puntigrus tetrazona isolate hp1 chromosome 4, ASM1883169v1, whole genome shotgun sequence carries:
- the kiaa0930 gene encoding uncharacterized protein KIAA0930 homolog: MTSARIMAALSGQNDDPAEPDQSLQHMLKAIADERNRLSIRQDISGLGCFKDDRIVFWTWMFSTYFMEKWAPRQDDMLFYVRRKLSYVSADNTEGKKVEVEVYRRDSKKLPGLGDPDIDWEESVYLNLILQKLDYVVTCAVCTRSDAGDIHIHKKKSQQVFASPSKHPMDSKGEESKMSYPNIFFMIDNFEEVFSDMTVGEGEMVCVELVASDKSNTFQGVIFQGSIRYEALKKVYDNRVSVAAKMAQRMSFGFYKYNNMEFVRMKGPQGKGHAEMAVSRVPTGDTSPCGTEEDQDSPLHERVTSFSTPPTPEKNRPSFFSPSLRRKVPRNRIAEMKKSHSANDSEEFFREEDDEDLCNATNLRSRSLSGTGRSLVGSWLKLNRKEEYFLLYSHLTYVTLPLHRITTDILEVRQKPILMT